GCAGGAACGCCGAACGCCAGGCGCCGACCGCGTCCCGGCCGCCGTCGCGGGACTCGCCGATCCGGCCGCCGTGGGCGCGGGCGAGACCGACGGCCTGTTCCAGGCGGGTGTCCACGGGGAAGTCGGCCGACTCGAACCCGAGGACCAGGACCGACGAACCGTCCTGGGAGGCGCCTGAGAGCGCGGCCTCCCCGGAGTCCAGGAGGCGGCAGTTCGCGGGGGCGAGGTCGGACCCCGCGATGGCGCGCACCGCCTCCAGCGCGGCGGCGAAGGACTCGAAGGCGAGTGCGGCGGACGCCTTGTGGACGGGCCGTTCCCGCAGGCGCATCCAGGCCTCGGTGATGACGCCGAGAGCCCCCTCGGAACCGAGGAAGAGCCGGTCGGGGGAGGGTCCGGCGCCGGAGGCGGGCAGCCGCCAGGAGGTGCCGGCGCCGGCCGGGGTGACCACCCGCAGGGACTGGGTGAAGTCGTCGATGTGGGTGTGGACCGTGGCGTAGTGACCGCCGGCCCTGGTCGCCAGCCAGCCGCCCAGCGTGGAGAACTCGAAGCTCTGCGGGAAGTGTCGCAACGTCAGTCCGTGCGGGCGCAGTTGGTCCTCCAGGGACGGCCCGAGGACCCCGGCCTGGATCCGGGCGGCCCGCCCGGCCACGTCGACCTCCAGGACCCGGTTCATGGCGGTCAGGTCCATGGACAACACGGCCCGGTGCCTGTCGCCCCGGTACTCCACACCGCCCGACACGGAAGAGCCGCCGCCGAACGGGATGACCGCGACGCCGTGTTCGCCGGCCCACTCCAGCAGGTCGGCCACCTCACGGTCGCTCTCGGGGTGGGCGACGAGGTCGGGGATGCGGCCGGGGCGGCCGTGCAGGGCGCGGACCACGTCGCGGTAGGCCTTCCCCATCGCGTGCGCGGCCCGCGCCGCGGGGTCGGCGGTGACCGCGCCCGACAGGCTCCGGGGGGCCTCCACGGCGGGGCGGTCGATGCGCAGGTCGGATATCCGGGGCACGGGGAGCGGTCGGGCGAGGGTGCCGGGCAACAGGGCGCCCATGGCGGTGCACTCGGCGTCGTCGGGGTGGGCGTCCGCCCACCCCCAGCCCCACCAGGATCGGGTGCGGGCGGTGTGGTGCGTCGTCGTCCGGGTGGCGCCGGCCATGGGGGCTCCAAAGGATCGAGGGAACTTACCTTGAGGTAAATTACCTACTGATAATATCGGCTCATGGCAACCCCACGTTCGAAAGCGGGCACCAAGGGCGTCCCGCGAGCGCTCCGGGAGGAGCAGATCCTCGCGGCGGCCACCGAGGAGTTCGGCGCCCACGGCTACGCCGGCGCTTCCCTGGCCGCCGTCGCCGCGCGCGTCGGCGTGACGAAGACGTTGTTGCACCAGTACTTCGGCACCAAGCAGGACCTCCACCTCGCCTGCCTGGACCCCGTCGGCGACCGGCTCGTCGCCGCCATGCGCGAGGCCGTCGCCGAGGACGGGGCCACCGCCCCGGGAACGCCGCTGAGGGTGCTGCGCTCGATCTTCAACGCCCTCGAAGGGCGGCGCGAGTCCTGGTTCGTCCTCTACGACACCTCGCTCCCCCCGGACGGCGAGAGTGCCCGGCGGGCCGCGGCGTACCGTGCCTCGGTCGACCGGCTCGCCGCGGGCGGCACCGCCGACCTGTTGCGCGCCGCCGGATCCACCGACCCGCTCGACGCCGACGCCCTCAACCACGTCTGGCAGGGCCTGGTCGCGACCCTCGTCCGCTGGTGGATCAAGCACCCCGACCAGTCGCCCGATGCCATGGCCCGGCGCTGCGCCCGCCTCTTCGCCGTCGGCGCGGCCCTCGCCTCCGACGGCCCGGACCTCGGGGTCCCGGCGGCGCAGGCCGCGGATCGAACGGCGACGCCGGGCGTTTCGTGACATCGTTGCGCCATGCCCATCGACGTTCGCCCGGCCTCGGTCTTCGAGGACGTCCGCGCCCTGCTCGGACCCAAGTCACCCGGGGCCAATGTCTGCTGGTGCCTGAGTCACCGGATCCCGTCCAAGCTCAACAACGAGCTGCGCGGACCCGCCCGCGGTGATTACGTCGCCGAGTCGTGCCGCGCCGATCCGCCGCCGGGGGTGCTCGCCTACGACGACGGCGAGCCCGTCGGCTGGGCCGCAGTGGCGCCGCGCTCGGAGACCTCGTTCGCACGCAGCCGCACGATCCCCTACGTCGACGACCTGCCGGTCTGGTCCCTGTGGTGCATCCGCGTACGACCCGGCCATCGCGGCAAGGGGCTCTCGCACACGCTGATCACCGGCGCGGTCGGGTTCGCCCGCGCCCGGGGCGCGCCGGCGATCGAGGCCTACCCCCTCGACAACGGCGCCACCAAGGTGGATCTGACCATGGCGTACGCCGGGATCCGCGAGAACTTCGAGCGCGCCGGATTCACCCACGCCGCCGACACCACTTCCGTGTTGGCCGGCCACCCGCGGATCCTGATGCGTCTCGACCTGCGCTGACCAGCCGCCGTCCCGGCGCGGCGCCCACCCGTCGGCGTCAGTCGAACCGGATGTGCCTGACCCCGATCAAAGCCCGGCGCACCCTCCCCCGCAGCGCGTTGTCGGTGTCGGGGGTGAGGGTCAGGCCGGCCGAGGCGGCGATGTGTTCGGCGACCTGGGGGACGGTGAGTCGGTCGGTCCACACCTGCTCCGCGAACTCCTCCCCGCGCAGGCGTTCCAGGCAGTGGTCGAGTTTCGACACCGCGAAGCTCTCGCGTCGCAAAGGGGCGTCCTTCCCGGCGAAGAGCCTGGTGGCGTGCCCGAAGCCCCGCTCCCGCAGGCGTCGCAACACGGTCTCGCGGTCGGACAGCAGCGCGAAGTGCCGGACGTCGTGGCCGCGTTCACGCAGCCGACCGACGATCTCCCGGAAGTAGACGGGCTCGACCACGGTCATCGGCACGATCACCGTGCCCTCGTACTCGGTCAGGGCGAGGTCCAGCAGCTCGTGGACGCTCCGCCGCCAGGCGGGAAGGTCCTGGAAGTCCGCGCGCAGCGCCGGGGGCAGCATTCGGTGCAGGCCGAACCCCACGTGTTCCGGGTCGCAGACGACGCTGCCCGGCAGACGCCGCCGGATCTCGTACGCACTCTGTGTCTTGCCGCCGCCGAAGGGGCCGTTGATCCACACGAGCATGCGCCGACCCTACGGGAGAGGGTCCGGCGGCAGGGTGCGAGGGCGCCGCCGCTGCCGCCCTCGGGCCTCGGATCCCGGTCGCGGCAGACGGCGGTTCACGGACGGGGCGTCAGAGGCGGGCCTGTGAGCCGTTGAGTTCCACGAAGCCCAACAACTGCCTCAGTGCGGCGAAGCTCGTGATGACCCGGCCGAGGATGTTGATCGAAGCCGGGCGGCCGTGCCGCAGGTTGTAGGCGAACTGGGAGATGGCCCCCCACTGGTTCTCCAGCCCCGCGTAGCCGTCGCCCAGCGCGCTCGCCTGGTGGCTGATGATGTTGCCGTAGACGCGGTTGAGGATCGGCGCGAAGCGCGCGGACTCCGAGAAGATCTGGGTGGCGACGAGCAGGGCGCGGCCGACGTTGTCGTTGTACGAGGTGACGTTGTTCAGCTGCCGCATGGCGTTGTACATGCTGTTGGGGGTGAACACGAGGTTCTGCCTGTCGTTGCCGCCGGGGAGGCTGTTGTAGTTGCCGGTGTTCGGCATGAACCGGGCCGACACCCCCAGGGCCTGCTGGAACTGCTGCTCGCGGTCGTGGAAGGCCCAGTGCGTGTTACTCCGGGGCGAGTAGAAGCCGGCGACGTAGAGGTTGTCGGCCCAGATGTAGACCGAGGCGACGTGCTCGTTGTTCGTGTCGAGCACCCTGACCTGGATGAGACGGCCGGCCTCGGTGGTCGTCTGCGTGACGTTCTCCTCCTCCGTGGGTTCACCGTAGGAACGCCGATGGATCTCGTCCATCAATCGGTAATAGCGGGTGGCGTGTTCCGCTCCGCCATCGGTGATCCTGGAGACATTCCAGTCGATGACCGAATAGTTCGTCGCGGATGCCGTACCGCTCAGTGCGGTGACCAGCCCCATGGCCATGGCAAGCGACAGGAACGCGGAGCACAATCTCTTGAGCATGTTTCCCTTCTCTCCCGGCACGGAAATGCGGGATCGAGGATGGATGACGGTTTCCCGAGCACGTGAGTGACGATCGCCCCGGGAACGAAGAACGTACGAGTTCCCCCGCCTTCCGCGTTTCCACCGCGTGCACGCCTCCTTGACCCTCGGCGCACGGCGTCGGGCCGGTCTCGATCGGCGGCGGCCACGCGTACACGGATTCGGAGGGTCGCATTCCGAATCAAGGGCGAATTCAGGCAACGCCGGCTGATTCCCATCGGGTCGAACTCATCGCCGCCGCCGAGGCATGCCGCGCGATCACCCGCCCCCCACCTCCCGGATATCACGGCATCCGTGATGCGGTGATAGAAAAGGATCTTGGCTCTCGCTTCCGAGAACGCCGTCCTCATCCAGCGCTGTCCGGAAGCAGTAATTCCGCACCACCACAGGAAGGTCCAGGGCAGACGATGTATGCGCGCCCCGACGAGGTCCGTCACCTGCACACGCTCGGTCCCCACGGCACCAATCTGGAAGCCGCCTCCCACGAATGGTTCCGCAGACGAGGTGTCGAGGGAACGGTCGAACTCCACGCCTCGATCGAGTCCGCGTTGGAGGCCGTGCCCGACGACGGACGGCACGCGTTGACCGCCTGCGCCGTCTATCCGGCGCTGCACACCCTGGTCTTCTCCAACCTGCACCGACTCCACATGATCGACAGCTTCGTGATGCCGACTCACAACATGGTGCTCGCCAGCAGCGGCACCCGGGACCCGGCGACCGTCGCCTCCCACCCCGCACCCAAGGGACTCGTCCCCGAACCCGCCCGGATCCGCGAGGTGCTGAGCAACTCGCAGGCGGCCATCGACTGCGCCGAGGGGCTCGTCGACGGCTGCATCACCACCATCGTGGCCGCCGAGCGGCACGGGCTGCGGGTGCTGCGGGACTTCGGCCCGGTGCCGATGGTCTTCACCGTCCACCAGGTACTGACCGTCCGCGCCGAGGGCGAGCGGCCGCTCGCCGTGGGGGCCGCCCGATGAGCACCGGAGACTTCACCTCCGCGACCGCACCCGTACCGGCGGACCTCCTGGCCGAGGCCGACCTGTTGACGGATGTGCTCATCCCGATGGTGAATCGTTTCCGCGACCGTCAGCGGGACGACGGCACCGTCGCCGATCCCACCCCCGACGACGCCGAACTGCTGGGCCGGATACGCGACGAGGCGACATCCTGGTACCACCGTCACGGACTCGACGGACAGGCCGACGCACTGGTGGCGGACGTCGACGGCTGGCTGGCGGCCGGTCTCGACTCCCGCCCCCACTTCGCCCGTTCCCGGGACGCCCTGCGAGTCCCCGCCGACGGCGAGCCGGTCTTCTTCCTCGCCCCCTTGCAGAGCACCAACAGCGCCCCTCCCGTCGGCAAGCGCCTCGACTGCTTCCTCGCCCTGCGCAAGGAGCCCGACGCCCTGGCGGGCATGGCGGCGGACTTCCCGCACCCGAAGAACAACTGCCAGTCCCTCGTGCTCGTCACCGGAAGCGCCGGCTTCGCCCGGGGTTCCTGCCTCGTCTTCTTCCCGGAGAACGTCGCGGCGCACGACAAGGTGACCGACCAGCCGTACGCCATGTTCTTCTACAACAAGATGCGGAAGATCCACGAGACGTACGCGCTGCCCGCCGCCGCGGCCGTGCTCACGCCGGACTCGCTGCCGGGCGCCTCCGGCGGCCTCGCCGCCGACGTGTGCTTCGAGGCCCGCGCCATCTGGGGCTACCTCCACGACTCGATGCACTACCAGGGCCTGTGGCCCTTCGACGAGAACATCTCCCTGAAGATGAACTGGTTCGTCGGCCTCCTGGAGGAGATCAAGGTCGACGCGAAGACCGTGCTCGCCTGCGCCGACAGCGGCCTCGTCCCCTTCGCCGAGCAGCAGATCGACATGATCCTGCTGGAACGGGTGTTCCGTTACCCGCAGGCGGACGACGCCACCCGCAATTTCGATTCCGGCACGGGTGTGTTCCTCTACTCCTGGTTCCGCGAGCACGAGGCGCTCGTCGGATCGCCCGCCGACGGCGGGCTGCTGCGGTTCGACCGCGCCAGGGCCCTGGAGGCTCTGCGCGCGTTCGTGACGCGTGTGGAGAAGCTGGAGGCAGAAGTGACCGATGACGACGAGTACCGCGCCGCCGCCAAGGAGTTCGTGCGCCGGTACCTTCCCGAGGGCGAGCCCCGGCAGCGGTTCTCCTTCACCGCGGACCAGCTCGTACTGCGCCGGGCCAAGAGCGACCTGGACCGCCTGCCACCGCTCGAATTCGCGCGGGCGGGGTGGTGACTTCCGCCCGGCCCGCTCCCGGGGGCGGGGACGGACGGCTGGTCGTGCCCGCCCTCGCGGCGTGCATGGTCCTCCTGCTCGCCGCGGGCTGGCTGCTCTCCGGCCACCTGGTGGCCGGCGTGCCCCCGCTCGCGGTGGCCGCGGGGCGGACCGCCACGGCCTTCGTCGTGATCATGGTGATCGCCTCGCTGACCCCGCGCGGTCGCGGCGGGGCCCGGACGGCCGCCGGCCGGCCCCGCGCCGTGGCGGTCCTCGCGTTCCTCGGCTTCTTCGCCTACTACTCGGGAACCCTGCTCGGCACCCGGTACGTGGGAGCCTCCCGCGTGGGACTGATCGTCTCGCTCCTGCCCTGCGTCACCTTCGTCATCGGCATCCTCGCGTTCCGCGAGCCGTCCTCGCGCCGCAAGGTCCTCGGGACGGTCCTCGCCGGCGCGGGCGCGATCGGCTTCCTGCTGGCCGACGGCGCGGCGAGCGCCGGGCCCGGCTCGGACGGCGGCGCCGCCACCCTCCTCGCGGGGGGCGCGCTCGCCTTCGGCGGCACCCTCACCTACGCCCTGTACGGATACGTCTACCGGCAGCACATGTCCGACGTACCGGCCCTCGCGGCCCTCCCCGCCGTCACCGGGGCCGGCACGCTCATGCTCGGCCTCACCGCGCTGCTGTTCGTACCGCTCGGCGGGGTCTCCGCCGCCGACTGGGGCGGCGTCGCCGTGCTCGGCGCGGTCCTCACCGCCCCCGTCTTCCTCATCTCGCACGAACTGATCCTGCGCAAGGGGCCGTTGTTCACCTCCGCACTGGGGCTGGTCGTTCCCTTCCTGGTGCGGCTCGGCGAATGGGGCCTGGGCACGGCCGCCGCGCCGGGCGCGCTCCCCGTCCTGCTCATCGTCGCGTCCGCGGCCGGTGTGTGGCTCACCGTCGGCGGTCGCCGGCGCGCGGGGGCCGCCGTACCCGCCCGCCCCCGCGCCGAGGGCGACTCCGGGACCGACACCGCGTCGCAGACCGAGTCCGAGAACGACAGACCCGATCACCGTGCCTCCGCCACGGCCGAGGCCCTCCCGCCAAGGAGCCCATCGTGACCGCCTCCCGCCCGACCCTCGTCCTGCTCCACCAACGCGTCGGCCTGCCCTGGCTCTTCGACGCCGCGGTGCGCGCCGGCATCGACCTGATCCTCGTCCCGCGATCCGACGAGCGGGTGGACCCGGACCGACTGCCCCCGGCGGTCGTGGAGTTGCTGCCGCTCGACGTGGCCGGCGATCCGGCAGGCGCACTGAAGACCCTGCGCGAACGGCACCGGGCCACGCCCTTCGACGGCATCGTCACCCTCTACGACCCGTTCGTGCCGTTCGTCGCGGACGCCGCCGAACTCCTCGGTCTGCCCGGCATCGGCCCGACCGTCGCGCGCAACGCCCAGGACAAGCGGATCATGCGCGAGCGGCTCGCGGCGGCCGGTCTGAACGTGCCGCGCTTCGTGCGGCTCGACCCCGCCGACGATCCCGCCGCGACCGTCTCGGAGGCGGGCCTGACGTTCCCCGTCGTGGTCAAGCCCGCCCTCGGCATGTCCAGTCTCGGCGTGACCCGGGTCGACTCCGTCGACGCGCTCGGCGAGGTCGTGACGGACGTACGCCGGGTGTCCGCGGGCACCGCCGACGGAGGCGCCGGGCTGATCGTCGAGGAGTACCTCGACGGACCCGAGTTCGCCGTCGAGTCGCTGGTCCACGAGGGCCGGGTGCAGGTCCTGTCCATCGGCTACAAGGGCGACCCCCGGGGCCCGTACTTCGAGGAGAGCGTCTACCGGGCGCCCGCCGCGCTGCCCGAGGCCGTCCGGGCCGATGTCGTGCGCGAGGTGATCGCCGCCCACACGGCCCTCGGCATCACCCTCGGCCCCACCCACACCGAACTGCGCCTGCGCGGCGGCTCCGCCCCGTACCTCCTGGAGATGGGGGCACGGATCGGTGGTTCCGGGGTGTCCCACTACATCGCGGAGAACGTCACCGGCGTCGACCTCGCCGCCGAGACGTTGCGCATCGCGGCCGGCCTGCCGCCGCTGCGCACCGTCGAACAGGGCTTCACCGAGCCCGTCGCCGCGTCCGCGAACTACATCGTGCCGTGCGGCGGACACGGCACGATCACCGCCGTCCACGGCCTCGACGAAACCGAAGCGGATCCCAGGGTCGACCACGTCGTGCGGATGCTCGCTCCGGGCGACGTCGTCCGTCCTTACCCGGACTTCACCGGCTACCCGGCGTTCATCCTGTCCCGGCACGCCGACCTCACGGGGGCGGAGGAGTTCCACGGCCACCTGGAGCAGGCCATCCGCATCGACTACGCCCCCGCGACCCGCGAGGAGAACCCTTCGTGACCGCCCTCCCCTTCGACGACCGCGACGGCACCATCTGGCTGGACGGCCGGTTCGTGCCCTGGCGCGAGGCCCGGCTGCACGTCCTCAGCCACGGCCTGCACTACGGCGGAGCCGTCTTCGAGGGCGTGCGCGTCTACGGCGGCCGAATGTTCAAGTCACTAGAGCACGCCGAGCGGCTGCGTTCCTCCGCCCGGGAGTTGAACTACTCGCTTCCCTACTCGGCGGACGAACTCGACGCCGCGGCAAGGGAGGTCGTCCGCCGCGAGGGCATCGTCGACGGGTACGTCCGGCCCGTGGCCTGGCGGGGCAGCGAGCAGATCAGCGTCTCCGGGTCCGGCAGCACCCCGCACGTGGCCATCGCCGCCTGGGACTGGCCGCACGTCTTCTCCGCCGACGCGGCGCGTGCCGGCATCCGGCTGCGCACCTCGAAGTGGCGCCGGCCCGACCCCGCGACCGCTCCGGTCCGGGCCAAGGCAGCCTCCCTGTACAACATCTGCACGCTGGCCCGCGACGAGGCCGAGGCGGCGGGCTACGACGACGCCCTGCTCCTCGACCTGCGCGGCGCCCTCGCGGAGGCCACCGGGGCCAACCTCTTCCTGGTGATCGACGGCGCCCTGCACACGCCGACTCCGGACTCCTTCCTCGACGGCATCACCCGGCAGACGGTCATCGCCCTCGCCGCCGACCTGGGCATCGAGGTGGTCGAGCGCCGCGTCGAGCCCGGTGAACTCGACCACGCCGAGGAGGTCTTCCTCACCGGCACGGCGTACGAGGTCCAGCCGGTCAGCGGCGTCGACGAGCGGACGTACCGGGTGGGCAAGATGACCGCGGAACTGGCCGCGGCGTACGCGCGACTCGTCCGTTCCGACTAGGGCAACGAGCGGGTGAGCCAAGCCACTTCACCGGCGTCCTCGGTGGTGACGCGATCCCGCTCGAACCCGAGCTTCTCCAGGACACGGAGCGACGGTGCGTTCCATGTGCCGACCGTCGACCAGAGCCGCCTCCGCCCCGTCGCGATGGCGGCGTCGAGGACCGCGGCGGCCGCCTCGGTGGCGTAGCCCCGCCCGTGTACGCGCCGGCACAACTCGTAGGCGATCTCGGGCTCCTCGATGGTGGAGCGGCCGATGATCAACCCGCAGTAGCCGATGAAGTCGCCCTCGTCGCGACGTTGGACGGGCAGCAGGGCGATCCCCGTGCTCGCCGTCGCGGCGAGCAGGTTCGCGATGGAGGTCCGTATGTCCTCCACCGCGGGCGTCCCCTTGCCGCGTTCGGCGAGAAGGGCGGTGAACTCGGCGGCGTCGGACTCGGCCCACGGCCGCAGGATCAGCCGCTCGGTCTCAAGGTGGAAGGGCATCGTCTCGTATGGTGGCATGCCCCCACTCTGCCTCACGGATCATCACGCACCACAGCCGGAGTGCGAGGTCGTCTCCCGGATCTCCCTTGGTCCTGGTGGAGTCGTTCAGTGCGGGGACGCGGCGATCCGGGCGCGGTGGTGTTCAGCGTCGGAGAGGAACGCCGCCAACGCCTCTCCCTGCTCGGCCACTTCGATGTGGTCCGCGCGGGAGAAACGGCGCAGCGGGGTGACCGTCACGGCGCCGTCCCGGACGGTCCACGTGGCGGAGACCCGGCCGTCCAGCAGTACGACGCGTTCTCCGGCGACCGACAGGCCCCGGTGGGCGTCGTCGATGATCCGGCCGCGGTCGTGATGGCCGAGGATCGCGTTGTCGAACGCCGGCAGGAACCGCACCGGAGCGGGCGTGTCGGGATGGGGCCGGGGCGCGTCGGGGAGGTCCAGGAGTTCCCGCCCCCGCTCGTCCCTGAAGGTGACCAGTTCCTCGCGCATCGCGGAGATCGCCGCCGGCAGGCCGGCGAGACCGCACCAGGCGCGCACGTCGGCCGAGGCCGCGGGACCGTACGCGGCGAGGTAGCGCCGTACGAGCGCCTGCCCCGCCGGATCGGAGGCGTCCCGGGACGGAGGGTCGACCTCGCGCCCCAGCCATGAGGAGAGCAGGACGTCGCGTACGCCCGCCTTCGTCCGCCAGAGTCCGCG
This region of Streptomyces sp. NBC_00513 genomic DNA includes:
- a CDS encoding FAD-binding oxidoreductase, whose translation is MAGATRTTTHHTARTRSWWGWGWADAHPDDAECTAMGALLPGTLARPLPVPRISDLRIDRPAVEAPRSLSGAVTADPAARAAHAMGKAYRDVVRALHGRPGRIPDLVAHPESDREVADLLEWAGEHGVAVIPFGGGSSVSGGVEYRGDRHRAVLSMDLTAMNRVLEVDVAGRAARIQAGVLGPSLEDQLRPHGLTLRHFPQSFEFSTLGGWLATRAGGHYATVHTHIDDFTQSLRVVTPAGAGTSWRLPASGAGPSPDRLFLGSEGALGVITEAWMRLRERPVHKASAALAFESFAAALEAVRAIAGSDLAPANCRLLDSGEAALSGASQDGSSVLVLGFESADFPVDTRLEQAVGLARAHGGRIGESRDGGRDAVGAWRSAFLRMPYLRDGLARMGAIAETFETAATWDRVPGLIDAVRTEVGAAALKATGHPALVNCRLTHVYPDGAAPYFTVLAAGRPDDQVAVWDHLKEVAGEVLHRHRATITHHHAVGRDHRPGYDLQRPEPFALALRAAKGALDPHGILNPGVLVDLVDLVD
- a CDS encoding TetR/AcrR family transcriptional regulator, encoding MATPRSKAGTKGVPRALREEQILAAATEEFGAHGYAGASLAAVAARVGVTKTLLHQYFGTKQDLHLACLDPVGDRLVAAMREAVAEDGATAPGTPLRVLRSIFNALEGRRESWFVLYDTSLPPDGESARRAAAYRASVDRLAAGGTADLLRAAGSTDPLDADALNHVWQGLVATLVRWWIKHPDQSPDAMARRCARLFAVGAALASDGPDLGVPAAQAADRTATPGVS
- a CDS encoding GNAT family N-acetyltransferase — translated: MPIDVRPASVFEDVRALLGPKSPGANVCWCLSHRIPSKLNNELRGPARGDYVAESCRADPPPGVLAYDDGEPVGWAAVAPRSETSFARSRTIPYVDDLPVWSLWCIRVRPGHRGKGLSHTLITGAVGFARARGAPAIEAYPLDNGATKVDLTMAYAGIRENFERAGFTHAADTTSVLAGHPRILMRLDLR
- a CDS encoding AAA family ATPase; translation: MLVWINGPFGGGKTQSAYEIRRRLPGSVVCDPEHVGFGLHRMLPPALRADFQDLPAWRRSVHELLDLALTEYEGTVIVPMTVVEPVYFREIVGRLRERGHDVRHFALLSDRETVLRRLRERGFGHATRLFAGKDAPLRRESFAVSKLDHCLERLRGEEFAEQVWTDRLTVPQVAEHIAASAGLTLTPDTDNALRGRVRRALIGVRHIRFD
- a CDS encoding ribosome-inactivating family protein is translated as MLKRLCSAFLSLAMAMGLVTALSGTASATNYSVIDWNVSRITDGGAEHATRYYRLMDEIHRRSYGEPTEEENVTQTTTEAGRLIQVRVLDTNNEHVASVYIWADNLYVAGFYSPRSNTHWAFHDREQQFQQALGVSARFMPNTGNYNSLPGGNDRQNLVFTPNSMYNAMRQLNNVTSYNDNVGRALLVATQIFSESARFAPILNRVYGNIISHQASALGDGYAGLENQWGAISQFAYNLRHGRPASINILGRVITSFAALRQLLGFVELNGSQARL
- a CDS encoding bacilysin biosynthesis protein BacA — translated: MYARPDEVRHLHTLGPHGTNLEAASHEWFRRRGVEGTVELHASIESALEAVPDDGRHALTACAVYPALHTLVFSNLHRLHMIDSFVMPTHNMVLASSGTRDPATVASHPAPKGLVPEPARIREVLSNSQAAIDCAEGLVDGCITTIVAAERHGLRVLRDFGPVPMVFTVHQVLTVRAEGERPLAVGAAR
- a CDS encoding DUF6421 family protein translates to MSTGDFTSATAPVPADLLAEADLLTDVLIPMVNRFRDRQRDDGTVADPTPDDAELLGRIRDEATSWYHRHGLDGQADALVADVDGWLAAGLDSRPHFARSRDALRVPADGEPVFFLAPLQSTNSAPPVGKRLDCFLALRKEPDALAGMAADFPHPKNNCQSLVLVTGSAGFARGSCLVFFPENVAAHDKVTDQPYAMFFYNKMRKIHETYALPAAAAVLTPDSLPGASGGLAADVCFEARAIWGYLHDSMHYQGLWPFDENISLKMNWFVGLLEEIKVDAKTVLACADSGLVPFAEQQIDMILLERVFRYPQADDATRNFDSGTGVFLYSWFREHEALVGSPADGGLLRFDRARALEALRAFVTRVEKLEAEVTDDDEYRAAAKEFVRRYLPEGEPRQRFSFTADQLVLRRAKSDLDRLPPLEFARAGW
- a CDS encoding DMT family transporter — its product is MTSARPAPGGGDGRLVVPALAACMVLLLAAGWLLSGHLVAGVPPLAVAAGRTATAFVVIMVIASLTPRGRGGARTAAGRPRAVAVLAFLGFFAYYSGTLLGTRYVGASRVGLIVSLLPCVTFVIGILAFREPSSRRKVLGTVLAGAGAIGFLLADGAASAGPGSDGGAATLLAGGALAFGGTLTYALYGYVYRQHMSDVPALAALPAVTGAGTLMLGLTALLFVPLGGVSAADWGGVAVLGAVLTAPVFLISHELILRKGPLFTSALGLVVPFLVRLGEWGLGTAAAPGALPVLLIVASAAGVWLTVGGRRRAGAAVPARPRAEGDSGTDTASQTESENDRPDHRASATAEALPPRSPS
- a CDS encoding ATP-grasp domain-containing protein; its protein translation is MTASRPTLVLLHQRVGLPWLFDAAVRAGIDLILVPRSDERVDPDRLPPAVVELLPLDVAGDPAGALKTLRERHRATPFDGIVTLYDPFVPFVADAAELLGLPGIGPTVARNAQDKRIMRERLAAAGLNVPRFVRLDPADDPAATVSEAGLTFPVVVKPALGMSSLGVTRVDSVDALGEVVTDVRRVSAGTADGGAGLIVEEYLDGPEFAVESLVHEGRVQVLSIGYKGDPRGPYFEESVYRAPAALPEAVRADVVREVIAAHTALGITLGPTHTELRLRGGSAPYLLEMGARIGGSGVSHYIAENVTGVDLAAETLRIAAGLPPLRTVEQGFTEPVAASANYIVPCGGHGTITAVHGLDETEADPRVDHVVRMLAPGDVVRPYPDFTGYPAFILSRHADLTGAEEFHGHLEQAIRIDYAPATREENPS
- a CDS encoding branched-chain amino acid aminotransferase, which translates into the protein MTALPFDDRDGTIWLDGRFVPWREARLHVLSHGLHYGGAVFEGVRVYGGRMFKSLEHAERLRSSARELNYSLPYSADELDAAAREVVRREGIVDGYVRPVAWRGSEQISVSGSGSTPHVAIAAWDWPHVFSADAARAGIRLRTSKWRRPDPATAPVRAKAASLYNICTLARDEAEAAGYDDALLLDLRGALAEATGANLFLVIDGALHTPTPDSFLDGITRQTVIALAADLGIEVVERRVEPGELDHAEEVFLTGTAYEVQPVSGVDERTYRVGKMTAELAAAYARLVRSD
- a CDS encoding GNAT family N-acetyltransferase — its product is MPPYETMPFHLETERLILRPWAESDAAEFTALLAERGKGTPAVEDIRTSIANLLAATASTGIALLPVQRRDEGDFIGYCGLIIGRSTIEEPEIAYELCRRVHGRGYATEAAAAVLDAAIATGRRRLWSTVGTWNAPSLRVLEKLGFERDRVTTEDAGEVAWLTRSLP
- a CDS encoding winged helix DNA-binding domain-containing protein is translated as MDGGAESHEHVTVDPCRALGRATLARQFLLDRARVPALDAVAHLCGLQAQEPQEPFVGLWSRLHAFAPAELSDLLTGRAVVRTHLMRRTVHLVTADDALAWRARHDAMPRQRVLGTYRGDFAGTDLDELAAAGRAVMADGEPRSMTELARALGRPTPGPRPLGEMLVAALLPMAQMPPRGLWRTKAGVRDVLLSSWLGREVDPPSRDASDPAGQALVRRYLAAYGPAASADVRAWCGLAGLPAAISAMREELVTFRDERGRELLDLPDAPRPHPDTPAPVRFLPAFDNAILGHHDRGRIIDDAHRGLSVAGERVVLLDGRVSATWTVRDGAVTVTPLRRFSRADHIEVAEQGEALAAFLSDAEHHRARIAASPH